Within the Salvia hispanica cultivar TCC Black 2014 chromosome 4, UniMelb_Shisp_WGS_1.0, whole genome shotgun sequence genome, the region AAGCAAAATGAATCATTTATCCCACTATgaataattagaattttaagtaatttatttactttattattcttGAATCACTTTAGTTGAGcaattaaattgtttatttattttgaaaaactatgaTTATTCTGGAATCACTCTAATTTGTGGTAAAATTTTGTCATCCCAAAACATAAATGAAGTACGATCATATTATCATACAATATGTGAAATTGTTATTACAAACTACAAAGGTCGAAAAGAATTGCATAATTGTCAGTATTATAATTGTGTTTGGATGAGCTTCTTGCAGCAGATTAGTAGGTGGATCTAGCAAAATTAAAACCTCCTCGTGAGGTTAGCCCACCTTTTTCACCAACCTCTGCCTTTATGCAATCATAATCTACCcatcattttaatatttaattacataaatgaCCACGAATCACAGAATTGGGTCAGTTGTAAAGTggcaattttcaattttactgTTATTTATGCCAATTTGATTAGGAAAGCTAATCTTCATTATCACATTTTGTGCCAATTGTTTAAGATAGAGCATGAGAATAACTCCACACCGTCCAAAATAAGGACGCAATATCttgtttttgtgaaaaaagaGTGATCTGCATTTGATACAAATTGATTGAGAGTTTGAGATGTCCTCCTGCTTTTGTAAGTACAATTTTTTACGGAGATAATACTTCTTCTATTATAATTAGAGGAGTTTCTTTTAGgcataatatttatttctaattttttatatagataATACTTCCTCTGTGATTCCGTCCCACCTTCAAATTAACTTTTTGGCTTTGTTTATTTGGccattattattatgtaaagtaattttaaattttaattattaaatttatgtgtttaattataaaaactaatcaaatttcttaatatataaaaaattactcatcTCTTAATTCTTGTAGTAATTGTAGAATAATGATATATActtagtatttatatttagcttaatagtaataattgacgaagttaattttaaaaagtgattatatttattagataTGATAATTTTAGATGTTATATTGTATATAGTCGTGTATTTgaatcaaaaacaaaattataacatttttccaAACAAAAGAATTATATTTACAAGAATAGTACAATCAGAATCCATGAACGGTAGGgtcaaaatagtaaaagacgAAAACAAAAGAGTTTTCTTGAAGGAGGGGCTGAACACAGGGCGAAAATATCGATGATTCAACCCCCAAAACCCCACCCTTGCTATAAAAACCATACTCGCCACCATTTCTACACATCTTCTACCAAAGTCTCATTTCTCTGTCTGGAACTCTCCGTcactctctttttcttctcctaATATATTGAAGCTGCAACCATGACTGCCTACCGCGGAAAGTACGCTGGTAAGATTTACGCCATCTTCGgattcttttttatcttttttaaacCGTAGttttagttgttatttgatttttattagtgGATCTATGGGAATTACgctaatttgatttgttttgttgcttGATTCATCAGATCTGATATGATGCGCTTCATTTAGCCTGTTTTCTGAGTTTAAATCTGTAAATCTGATAGTATATTGCTCTGTTTAATAGGATGTAGtgtttagttgtagttaatcATGTGTTGTTTATGGCGTGTTTGATGCGAAGTGGATTAAACCGTATATCGATTGCATCCGAGTCTAATTGGTTAAAATATTGTCTTGATCTTTTCATTGGTGATTGATGGTTTTTAGTTGCTATACTGTGCTTTGTACCAAGTGATTTTTGACGATCCAAAGCTTTGATGATAAACCAAAGTTGTcagataatttttattatttgttctTTAGTTAAAGTTGCTTTTGATCTCATATTCGTTGCTGTGTACTTGTTCCATTCTTCATTCCTAAGTTTGTGCTGATGTAAATGGAGGCTGCTATCCTGGTTATGTTTTTTTGAGATGCTTTCCAGATGATTTTTGCTTGCTTTataattgttaattagttCTAACAAACAATCTGTTATGTGATTGTCTCTTCATCTGTTTGTTGGCTCGTTTTATGTTAAGCGATTCCTGAGATGAAAACATTTGGTGACACTCCTAGGCCTGATGTGTTCTCTTTGAAGTAATTCTGCTAAATTTTGCTATGCCCATTTTGGTTGCTACTAGTTCAGTTGCAtgcttataatttttttcattgtgtatatattttgGATCTGATCCGGAGATCTAGGCTTGAATAGGAATATCTTATTCAGTTGTGAGTTTATGTTTGCTACTTATTACTTCATGTTATTGACTTActatcatatattcatatactGCGTTGTTTAAATGTATCCTTGATATGCAGATGAACTAATTGCCAATGCTGCATACATTGGTACTCCTGGAAAGGGTATTCTTGCTGCTGATGAATCAACTGGAACAATTGGAAAGCGTTTATCGAGCATCAACGTTGAGAATGTTGAGTCAAACAGAAGGGCTCTTCGTGAACTTCTCTTCTGTGCCCCTGGTGCTCTTCAGTACCTGAGTGGTGTGATCCTTTTTGAGGAAACTCTGTACCAGAAAACTGCTGCAGGTACTGGCTTTATTGCCtaataatcaataatcatATTCTAATTCTAACTAGTATTTTTCTGttacaatataattttataaatgatcTTACATTTGTTTTCTCTGTGCTTGTAGGCAAGCCTTTTGTCGATGTGTTGAATGAGGGAGGTGTTCTTCCTGGTATCAAGGTCGACAAGGGTACCGTTGAGCTTGCTGGAACCAACGGTGAAACCACTACTCAAGGTCTTGATGGCCTTGCCCAACGTTGCCAACAATACTATGCTGCTGGTGCTCGTTTTGCTAAATGGAGAGCCGTACTTAAGATTGGTCCCAACGAGCCATCGCAGCTGGCCATCAATGACAATGCCAACGGTCTGGCCCGTTATGCCATCATCTGCCAGGAGAATGGCTTGGTACCAATTGTTGAGCCAGAGATCCTTGTTGATGGATCCCACGACATCAACAAGTGCGCTGAGGTGACAGAGCGTGTTCTGGCTGCTTGCTACAAGGCCCTCAACGACCACCACGTCTTGTTGGAGGGTACCTTGTTGAAGCCCAACATGGTTACACCCGGCTCTGATGCTCCCAAGGTTGCCCCTGAGGTGGTTGCTGAGTACACTGTCCGTGCTTTGCAACGAACAATGCCTTGTGCTGTTCCTGCTGTTGTCTTTTTGTCTGGTGGACAGAGTGAGGAAGAGGCCACCCGGAACTTAAATGCCATGAACAAGCTCAAGACAAAGAAGCCATGGACCCTCTCTTTCTCGTTCGGACGTGCACTCCAGCAGAGCACCCTGAAGGCGTGGGCCGGCAAAGAGGAGAATGTTGGAAAGGCTCAGGCTGCATTGCTTACAAGGTGCAAGGCCAACTCAGAAGCCACTCTTGGAACCTACCAGGGTGACAGCAATGTGAGCCAGGATGCATCCGAGAGCCTCCACGTCAAGGACTACAAGTACTAGATTCAGTATGACTTCCCTTCGATTTTCTCGGTTGAAAGGAGAGCATAACTAGTTTGTTGActttatgcatttttatactcattttcaTGGTTTCTACACTCCTTTAATAAGGTTTCGAGGAGCATGGACGATTGTTGTTTGCTTCTTTTGTACTTTTATCAGCTGCTgcttcttttgtatttttatcaGCTGCTTCTTTGCGTTTAAACTGTTTTGCCAATGTTTGGCAAAGCTTAATTTGCTCATTATTGCGGTTAATAGAGGAATTTGTGGAGTGTTTTTGAAATACTTTGATGCCAAACCAGTGTCGTTATGATTTGATTCCGAATTTattgttttggttttgattCCTAAAATATCGGGTAGAAATGGGCAATATGCATGTGGCCCATTTGATGTTCTACTGTAGGCCCATTACAATGTTGATTCAACATTTTAGTTAGCCCAACACTGCAGTCTTGGTCCAGCCATACCCTAACCTTTGCCAGCTGAGCTCTAACTTCTTGGTGCATTTTATATCTAATATTGGTGGACAATTCACACGCATTCTGCCCattcaaaagtaaaaaagaaaagttgacATGTTTGCGATAATTCCTATAACTCTGTTCTGGTCATGTATCTTGTTTCCCCCctttttaaaatgtcaatcTGGATGtgccaaaataatactactaccaTCTAGATTCTAGGCCGAGGATTCCACTCTAATGCACCAATTAGTACTTTCTCCGTGCCACCACCGAAGataactcactttcctttttagtttgttacaTCCAAGATGATccattattaaaatagaaacctctttatctctattttattcctctcttattttattcactccacctaaaacacaaaataaaattgcataaaatctcgtggcGGCCAAGgattccttgggacggaggcaGTACAATTGTTCAAAATCCATACATAACATAATAGAAGGAAACTTTGGGTCTTGAAGCTTATGTTTGTTGTGCccatatcattttatagagTACTACCTTGAAAGCTTATAAAGACTagaattctattttttgtcTCTATCTATCagcttatatatatacactacTAAAAGTTGCGACCCATCCATGTCCTGTGCATTCCAGTATGGGCTCCCAATCGACAATTATGCACGGCCTTATTTGTTTCATATAATTAACTATGACTATGCCAAAGATGTTTCATGTGAATTGATTCAGAAAACATATGCAGTAACTAATTGTTATGGTGTAGATTGAATAAAATCGGAATGGCTTAGGTCACACGAAAGCAAAACCGGCTTTAAAATCATATGTCATGGTCCAATCTATTCCACAGTCGTTTCGTGCAGATTCGTTTCCCTAAACATGTACAAGAGGAGAGGCTGGATTGCAACCACTCCATGCAAATGttactaaatcaaaataaaaaaaaataaaccaagACTGCTAAATTGGGAATTTGAGAAGAGTGAGTTCTAGGAATGGCAAGACAGTTTTTCAGATATGTCAGTAGCTAGTCAAATCAAATTGGAATcacactaaaaaataaaaaataatgttatatAGTTGTAATAATGATGGGAGATTAACACACCTACAAACTCATTTGACTGTCTATGCCTAAACTGTCTGGTCTGCTTTGGTATGTAGTAATTCCATTGGGTGTATCACTGAAAATAATATTCACGAAAATGGATTACCGAAATTTACTGTCTGGATTTGGAGATGAGTATAGCAGTGGGCAAACCCCTTTGCACAGAAGGTTAGGATTTATTATATGTGAAATTTTGGAGATTGGAgtcatacaaaattaaatt harbors:
- the LOC125221716 gene encoding fructose-bisphosphate aldolase 6, cytosolic-like; amino-acid sequence: MTAYRGKYADELIANAAYIGTPGKGILAADESTGTIGKRLSSINVENVESNRRALRELLFCAPGALQYLSGVILFEETLYQKTAAGKPFVDVLNEGGVLPGIKVDKGTVELAGTNGETTTQGLDGLAQRCQQYYAAGARFAKWRAVLKIGPNEPSQLAINDNANGLARYAIICQENGLVPIVEPEILVDGSHDINKCAEVTERVLAACYKALNDHHVLLEGTLLKPNMVTPGSDAPKVAPEVVAEYTVRALQRTMPCAVPAVVFLSGGQSEEEATRNLNAMNKLKTKKPWTLSFSFGRALQQSTLKAWAGKEENVGKAQAALLTRCKANSEATLGTYQGDSNVSQDASESLHVKDYKY